A window of the Gossypium arboreum isolate Shixiya-1 chromosome 2, ASM2569848v2, whole genome shotgun sequence genome harbors these coding sequences:
- the LOC108467073 gene encoding uncharacterized protein LOC108467073 isoform X3 has product MDELETYLVEKRGFDSSDGDDDDLLLKTLMRPKKSFLRPKVETEESLVCEEQNVENVLVSTFGGEEAAEESGLTTPRKNLELKMSKKISLNKCPMTVKELFDTGLLDGVPVVYMGTISSKTAGLRGIITDGGILCSCSLCKGRRVVPPSQFEIHACKQYKRAAQYICFENGKSLLEVLRACRRGPLHTLEATIQNIIRAVPGQKCFTCRRCKGSFPVIHVGQVGPLCNSCVELKKSQCITMSSLSVGTRSQEPVSMLQSFVSSPLSISPQNRSQRKKASKSSELDLTSNSPQCSSSSISSQNRRPWKTTRKLTKPGLFTKSLKSAPVHISSQDKGHWRTKKKAVKPVLMSKTFKGASSPIFSPYGSQWKKTTKDQQLHKLVFEEDGLPDGTEVAYYARGQRLLEGYKKGFGIICRCCNCEVSPSQFEAHAGWASRRKPYAHIYTSNGVSLHELAISLSKGRLYSAKDNDVACIICADGGNLLLCDGCPRAFHKECASLPTIPHGRWYCKYCQNMFMREKCAEHNANAAAAGRILGVDAIEQITSRCIRIVKNIEAELSGCALCRACDFSKSGFGPRTVILCDQCEKEYHIGCLRTHKMADLREIPKGKWFCCSDCGRIHSTLQKLLIHGAERLPDSLLDVLKKKYVEKGLDADINIDVRWRLLSGKFASPETRLLLSQAVGIFHECFNPIVDAATGRDLIPCMVYGRNLKGQEYGGMYCAVLTINSFVVSAGIIRVFGQEIAEIPLVATSIANHGKGYFQLLFSCIEKLLAFLNVKNIVLPAAEEAESIWTDKFGFKKLRPDQLSEYRKSCCQMVIFQGTSMLQKEVPTDQLVSSIERTELYKHMNQGRSYFLE; this is encoded by the exons ATGGATGAGCTCGAGACTTATTTGGTAGAGAAAAGAGGTTTTGACAGTAGTGACGGTGATGATGATGATTTACTCTTGAAGACCCTGATGCGGCCCAAGAAATCGTTTTTGAGACCAAAGGTTGAAACAGAAGAAAGTTTGGTGTGCGAAGAGCAGAAtgttgaaaatgtgttggtttcAACTTTTGGTGGAGAAGAAGCAGCTGAAGAAAGTGGATTGACGACTCCTAGGAAGAATTTGGagttgaaaatgtcaaaaaagatCTCACTTAATAAGTGCCCAATGACTGTTAAAGAGCTCTTTGACACTGGTTTACTTGATGGGGTTCCAGTAGTTTACATGGGTACAATTAGTAGTAAG ACAGCTGGTCTTCGGGGCATCATTACAGATGGAGGAATTTTGTGTTCATGTTCCTTGTGTAAAGGGCGCAGA GTTGTTCCACCTTCCCAatttgagattcatgcttgtaaACAATACAAACGAGCAGCTCAATATATCTGCTTTGAAAATGGGAAGAGCTTGCTTGAGGTATTGCGGGCATGCAGGAGAGGACCTCTGCATACATTAGAAGcaacaattcaaaatatcattAGAGCTGTACCTGGGCAAAAATGTTTCACTTGTAGAAGATGCAAAG GATCATTTCCTGTAATACATGTTGGCCAAGTAGGACCGCTTTGCAATTCATGTGTGGAGTTGAAGAAATCTCAGTGCATTACAATGAGTTCACTCAGTGTTGGAACCAG ATCACAAGAACCTGTTTCAATGTTGCAGTCCTTTGTAAGTTCACCATTGAGTATCTCTCCACAAAATAGAAGTCAAAGGAAGAAAGCAAGCAA GTCATCGGAGCTAGATTTGACATCAAATTCACCTCAGTGTTCTTCATCATCTATTTCTTCACAAAATAGACGTCCATGGAAGACAACAAGAAA GTTAACAAAGCCAGGGTTATTCACAAAGTCCCTGAAGAGTGCTCCAGTGCATATTTCCTCACAAGATAAGGGCCATTGGAGAACAAAAAAGAA GGCGGTGAAACCAGTTTTGATGTCAAAGACATTCAAAGGTGCCTCATCACCAATTTTTTCTCCCTATGGAAGTCAATGGAAGAAGACGACAAA GGATCAGCAATTGCATAAGTTGGTATTCGAGGAAGATGGACTGCCTGATGGGACTGAAGTTGCATACTATGCCCGTGGACAG AGATTGCTTGAGGGTTACAAAAAGGGCTTTGGGATAATTTGTCGTTGTTGCAATTGTGAG GTTAGCCCCTCACAGTTTGAAGCTCATGCTGGTTGGGCTTCTCGTCGGAAACC CTATGCACACATCTACACGTCTAATGGGGTGTCTCTGCATGAACTGGCAATATCTCTCTCAAAAGGACGCCTTTATTCTGCAAAGGATAATGACGTTGCATGCATCATTTGTGCTGATGGTGGAAATCTTTTGCTTTGTGATGGATGCCCAAGGGCGTTTCATAAAG AATGTGCTTCTCTGCCAACAATTCCTCACGGTCGCTGGTACTGCAAATATTGCCAGAACATGTTTATGAGAGAAAAATGTGCAGAGCATAATGCTAATGCTGCTGCTGCTGGAAGAATTTTAGGAGTTGATGCTATAGAACAAATAACCAGCAGATGCATTCGAATTGTGAAAAACATTGAGGCAGAACTTAGTGGATGCGCATTATGCAG gGCATGTGATTTTAGCAAATCAGGATTTGGTCCTCGGACAGTTATACTTTGTGATCAG TGTGAGAAAGAATATCATATTGGCTGTTTGAGGACTCATAAAATGGCTGATCTAAGG GAAATACCGAAAGGGAAGTGGTTTTGCTGCTCAGATTGCGGTAGGATCCATTCTACACTACAGAAGTTGCTCATTCATGGAGCTGAAAGGCTCCCTGACTCCCTTTTGGATGTATTAAAGAAGAAATATGTGGAAAAAGGTTTAGATGCTGATATCAATATTGATGTGAGATGGAGGCTTCTTAGCGGCAAATTCGcttctcctgaaactagattgTTGCTTTCTCAAGCAGTTGGTATCTTCCAT GAATGTTTCAACCCCATAGTTGATGCAGCAACTGGGAGGGACCTTATCCCGTGCATGGTTTATGG AAGGAACTTAAAAGGCCAAGAATATGGAGGAATGTATTGTGCTGTATTGACAATTAA CTCATTCGTTGTATCAGCTGGAATAATTCGAGTTTTTGGGCAAGAAATTGCTGAAATTCCTTTAGTTGCTACAAGCATTGCTAACCATGGAAAG GGATACTTCCAGCTGTTATTCTCTTGTATTGAAAAGCTGTTGGCATTCTTGAATGTAAAAAATATCGTTCTCCCAGCTGCCGAAGAAGCTGAATCAATCTGGACAGATAAATTCGGTTTCAAGAAGTTAAGACCCGACCAG CTCAGTGAATATAGAAAATCATGCTGCCAGATGGTTATTTTCCAAGGAACTTCAATGCTACAGAAAGAAGTCCCAACCGATCAACTCGTTAGCAGCATTGAGCGCACGGAATTATACAAACATATGAACCAAGGAAGATCTTATTTTCTAGA GTGA
- the LOC108467073 gene encoding uncharacterized protein LOC108467073 isoform X1 → MKRELDYGLDGSLGQTREAVTQSQTQASSSSSYKRVNNTQVNGYIVYTRVKKSRINCRVSENSDSEKLEVFDKPINGVKVSLIDEDQENKTLADTSGVNNNLNEGRSRNGNVAGDKVVVENVIDESLVVRDIVKGGPLIEALVEESHTIGENAIVGNLVVEAIGIDGRHVVQSSQSMDELETYLVEKRGFDSSDGDDDDLLLKTLMRPKKSFLRPKVETEESLVCEEQNVENVLVSTFGGEEAAEESGLTTPRKNLELKMSKKISLNKCPMTVKELFDTGLLDGVPVVYMGTISSKTAGLRGIITDGGILCSCSLCKGRRVVPPSQFEIHACKQYKRAAQYICFENGKSLLEVLRACRRGPLHTLEATIQNIIRAVPGQKCFTCRRCKGSFPVIHVGQVGPLCNSCVELKKSQCITMSSLSVGTRSQEPVSMLQSFVSSPLSISPQNRSQRKKASKSSELDLTSNSPQCSSSSISSQNRRPWKTTRKLTKPGLFTKSLKSAPVHISSQDKGHWRTKKKAVKPVLMSKTFKGASSPIFSPYGSQWKKTTKDQQLHKLVFEEDGLPDGTEVAYYARGQRLLEGYKKGFGIICRCCNCEVSPSQFEAHAGWASRRKPYAHIYTSNGVSLHELAISLSKGRLYSAKDNDVACIICADGGNLLLCDGCPRAFHKECASLPTIPHGRWYCKYCQNMFMREKCAEHNANAAAAGRILGVDAIEQITSRCIRIVKNIEAELSGCALCRACDFSKSGFGPRTVILCDQCEKEYHIGCLRTHKMADLREIPKGKWFCCSDCGRIHSTLQKLLIHGAERLPDSLLDVLKKKYVEKGLDADINIDVRWRLLSGKFASPETRLLLSQAVGIFHECFNPIVDAATGRDLIPCMVYGRNLKGQEYGGMYCAVLTINSFVVSAGIIRVFGQEIAEIPLVATSIANHGKGYFQLLFSCIEKLLAFLNVKNIVLPAAEEAESIWTDKFGFKKLRPDQLSEYRKSCCQMVIFQGTSMLQKEVPTDQLVSSIERTELYKHMNQGRSYFLE, encoded by the exons ATGAAGCGAGAGTTGGATTACGGATTGGATGGCTCACTCGGTCAAACTCGGGAGGCAGTGACTCAGTCTCAAACTCAGGCGAGTTCTAGTAGTAGTTATAAAAGAGTTAATAATACTCAAGTGAATGGTTACATTGTATACACTCGAGTTAAAAAGTCGAGAATTAATTGCCGTGTTTCTGAGAATTCAGATAGCGAAAAGCTCGAGGTCTTTGATAAACCGATAAATGGTGTTAAAGTGTCTTTAATTGACGAGGATCAGGAGAATAAAACATTGGCTGACACAAGTGGTGTAAACAATAATTTGAATGAAGGTAGATCGAGAAATGGAAATGTAGCAGGGGATAAGGTGGTAGTAGAAAATGTGATTGATGAGAGCTTAGTTGTTCGAGATATTGTCAAAGGGGGTCCACTTATAGAGGCTTTGGTTGAAGAAAGCCATACTATTGGAGAAAATGCCATCGTAGGGAACCTGGTAGTTGAGGCAATTGGAATAGATGGTAGGCATGTTGTTCAATCTAGTCAGTCTATGGATGAGCTCGAGACTTATTTGGTAGAGAAAAGAGGTTTTGACAGTAGTGACGGTGATGATGATGATTTACTCTTGAAGACCCTGATGCGGCCCAAGAAATCGTTTTTGAGACCAAAGGTTGAAACAGAAGAAAGTTTGGTGTGCGAAGAGCAGAAtgttgaaaatgtgttggtttcAACTTTTGGTGGAGAAGAAGCAGCTGAAGAAAGTGGATTGACGACTCCTAGGAAGAATTTGGagttgaaaatgtcaaaaaagatCTCACTTAATAAGTGCCCAATGACTGTTAAAGAGCTCTTTGACACTGGTTTACTTGATGGGGTTCCAGTAGTTTACATGGGTACAATTAGTAGTAAG ACAGCTGGTCTTCGGGGCATCATTACAGATGGAGGAATTTTGTGTTCATGTTCCTTGTGTAAAGGGCGCAGA GTTGTTCCACCTTCCCAatttgagattcatgcttgtaaACAATACAAACGAGCAGCTCAATATATCTGCTTTGAAAATGGGAAGAGCTTGCTTGAGGTATTGCGGGCATGCAGGAGAGGACCTCTGCATACATTAGAAGcaacaattcaaaatatcattAGAGCTGTACCTGGGCAAAAATGTTTCACTTGTAGAAGATGCAAAG GATCATTTCCTGTAATACATGTTGGCCAAGTAGGACCGCTTTGCAATTCATGTGTGGAGTTGAAGAAATCTCAGTGCATTACAATGAGTTCACTCAGTGTTGGAACCAG ATCACAAGAACCTGTTTCAATGTTGCAGTCCTTTGTAAGTTCACCATTGAGTATCTCTCCACAAAATAGAAGTCAAAGGAAGAAAGCAAGCAA GTCATCGGAGCTAGATTTGACATCAAATTCACCTCAGTGTTCTTCATCATCTATTTCTTCACAAAATAGACGTCCATGGAAGACAACAAGAAA GTTAACAAAGCCAGGGTTATTCACAAAGTCCCTGAAGAGTGCTCCAGTGCATATTTCCTCACAAGATAAGGGCCATTGGAGAACAAAAAAGAA GGCGGTGAAACCAGTTTTGATGTCAAAGACATTCAAAGGTGCCTCATCACCAATTTTTTCTCCCTATGGAAGTCAATGGAAGAAGACGACAAA GGATCAGCAATTGCATAAGTTGGTATTCGAGGAAGATGGACTGCCTGATGGGACTGAAGTTGCATACTATGCCCGTGGACAG AGATTGCTTGAGGGTTACAAAAAGGGCTTTGGGATAATTTGTCGTTGTTGCAATTGTGAG GTTAGCCCCTCACAGTTTGAAGCTCATGCTGGTTGGGCTTCTCGTCGGAAACC CTATGCACACATCTACACGTCTAATGGGGTGTCTCTGCATGAACTGGCAATATCTCTCTCAAAAGGACGCCTTTATTCTGCAAAGGATAATGACGTTGCATGCATCATTTGTGCTGATGGTGGAAATCTTTTGCTTTGTGATGGATGCCCAAGGGCGTTTCATAAAG AATGTGCTTCTCTGCCAACAATTCCTCACGGTCGCTGGTACTGCAAATATTGCCAGAACATGTTTATGAGAGAAAAATGTGCAGAGCATAATGCTAATGCTGCTGCTGCTGGAAGAATTTTAGGAGTTGATGCTATAGAACAAATAACCAGCAGATGCATTCGAATTGTGAAAAACATTGAGGCAGAACTTAGTGGATGCGCATTATGCAG gGCATGTGATTTTAGCAAATCAGGATTTGGTCCTCGGACAGTTATACTTTGTGATCAG TGTGAGAAAGAATATCATATTGGCTGTTTGAGGACTCATAAAATGGCTGATCTAAGG GAAATACCGAAAGGGAAGTGGTTTTGCTGCTCAGATTGCGGTAGGATCCATTCTACACTACAGAAGTTGCTCATTCATGGAGCTGAAAGGCTCCCTGACTCCCTTTTGGATGTATTAAAGAAGAAATATGTGGAAAAAGGTTTAGATGCTGATATCAATATTGATGTGAGATGGAGGCTTCTTAGCGGCAAATTCGcttctcctgaaactagattgTTGCTTTCTCAAGCAGTTGGTATCTTCCAT GAATGTTTCAACCCCATAGTTGATGCAGCAACTGGGAGGGACCTTATCCCGTGCATGGTTTATGG AAGGAACTTAAAAGGCCAAGAATATGGAGGAATGTATTGTGCTGTATTGACAATTAA CTCATTCGTTGTATCAGCTGGAATAATTCGAGTTTTTGGGCAAGAAATTGCTGAAATTCCTTTAGTTGCTACAAGCATTGCTAACCATGGAAAG GGATACTTCCAGCTGTTATTCTCTTGTATTGAAAAGCTGTTGGCATTCTTGAATGTAAAAAATATCGTTCTCCCAGCTGCCGAAGAAGCTGAATCAATCTGGACAGATAAATTCGGTTTCAAGAAGTTAAGACCCGACCAG CTCAGTGAATATAGAAAATCATGCTGCCAGATGGTTATTTTCCAAGGAACTTCAATGCTACAGAAAGAAGTCCCAACCGATCAACTCGTTAGCAGCATTGAGCGCACGGAATTATACAAACATATGAACCAAGGAAGATCTTATTTTCTAGA GTGA
- the LOC108467073 gene encoding uncharacterized protein LOC108467073 isoform X2, which yields MKRELDYGLDGSLGQTREAVTQSQTQASSSSSYKRVNNTQVNGYIVYTRVKKSRINCRVSENSDSEKLEVFDKPINGVKVSLIDEDQENKTLADTSGVNNNLNEGRSRNGNVAGDKVVVENVIDESLVVRDIVKGGPLIEALVEESHTIGENAIVGNLVVEAIGIDGRHVVQSSQSMDELETYLVEKRGFDSSDGDDDDLLLKTLMRPKKSFLRPKVETEESLVCEEQNVENVLVSTFGGEEAAEESGLTTPRKNLELKMSKKISLNKCPMTVKELFDTGLLDGVPVVYMGTISSKTAGLRGIITDGGILCSCSLCKGRRVVPPSQFEIHACKQYKRAAQYICFENGKSLLEVLRACRRGPLHTLEATIQNIIRAVPGQKCFTCRRCKGSFPVIHVGQVGPLCNSCVELKKSQCITMSSLSVGTRSQEPVSMLQSFVSSPLSISPQNRSQRKKASKSSELDLTSNSPQCSSSSISSQNRRPWKTTRKLTKPGLFTKSLKSAPVHISSQDKGHWRTKKKAVKPVLMSKTFKGASSPIFSPYGSQWKKTTKDQQLHKLVFEEDGLPDGTEVAYYARGQRLLEGYKKGFGIICRCCNCEVSPSQFEAHAGWASRRKPYAHIYTSNGVSLHELAISLSKGRLYSAKDNDVACIICADGGNLLLCDGCPRAFHKECASLPTIPHGRWYCKYCQNMFMREKCAEHNANAAAAGRILGVDAIEQITSRCIRIVKNIEAELSGCALCRACDFSKSGFGPRTVILCDQCEKEYHIGCLRTHKMADLREIPKGKWFCCSDCGRIHSTLQKLLIHGAERLPDSLLDVLKKKYVEKGLDADINIDVRWRLLSGKFASPETRLLLSQAVGIFHECFNPIVDAATGRDLIPCMVYGRNLKGQEYGGMYCAVLTINSFVVSAGIIRVFGQEIAEIPLVATSIANHGKGYFQLLFSCIEKLLAFLNVKNIVLPAAEEAESIWTDKFGFKKLRPDQ from the exons ATGAAGCGAGAGTTGGATTACGGATTGGATGGCTCACTCGGTCAAACTCGGGAGGCAGTGACTCAGTCTCAAACTCAGGCGAGTTCTAGTAGTAGTTATAAAAGAGTTAATAATACTCAAGTGAATGGTTACATTGTATACACTCGAGTTAAAAAGTCGAGAATTAATTGCCGTGTTTCTGAGAATTCAGATAGCGAAAAGCTCGAGGTCTTTGATAAACCGATAAATGGTGTTAAAGTGTCTTTAATTGACGAGGATCAGGAGAATAAAACATTGGCTGACACAAGTGGTGTAAACAATAATTTGAATGAAGGTAGATCGAGAAATGGAAATGTAGCAGGGGATAAGGTGGTAGTAGAAAATGTGATTGATGAGAGCTTAGTTGTTCGAGATATTGTCAAAGGGGGTCCACTTATAGAGGCTTTGGTTGAAGAAAGCCATACTATTGGAGAAAATGCCATCGTAGGGAACCTGGTAGTTGAGGCAATTGGAATAGATGGTAGGCATGTTGTTCAATCTAGTCAGTCTATGGATGAGCTCGAGACTTATTTGGTAGAGAAAAGAGGTTTTGACAGTAGTGACGGTGATGATGATGATTTACTCTTGAAGACCCTGATGCGGCCCAAGAAATCGTTTTTGAGACCAAAGGTTGAAACAGAAGAAAGTTTGGTGTGCGAAGAGCAGAAtgttgaaaatgtgttggtttcAACTTTTGGTGGAGAAGAAGCAGCTGAAGAAAGTGGATTGACGACTCCTAGGAAGAATTTGGagttgaaaatgtcaaaaaagatCTCACTTAATAAGTGCCCAATGACTGTTAAAGAGCTCTTTGACACTGGTTTACTTGATGGGGTTCCAGTAGTTTACATGGGTACAATTAGTAGTAAG ACAGCTGGTCTTCGGGGCATCATTACAGATGGAGGAATTTTGTGTTCATGTTCCTTGTGTAAAGGGCGCAGA GTTGTTCCACCTTCCCAatttgagattcatgcttgtaaACAATACAAACGAGCAGCTCAATATATCTGCTTTGAAAATGGGAAGAGCTTGCTTGAGGTATTGCGGGCATGCAGGAGAGGACCTCTGCATACATTAGAAGcaacaattcaaaatatcattAGAGCTGTACCTGGGCAAAAATGTTTCACTTGTAGAAGATGCAAAG GATCATTTCCTGTAATACATGTTGGCCAAGTAGGACCGCTTTGCAATTCATGTGTGGAGTTGAAGAAATCTCAGTGCATTACAATGAGTTCACTCAGTGTTGGAACCAG ATCACAAGAACCTGTTTCAATGTTGCAGTCCTTTGTAAGTTCACCATTGAGTATCTCTCCACAAAATAGAAGTCAAAGGAAGAAAGCAAGCAA GTCATCGGAGCTAGATTTGACATCAAATTCACCTCAGTGTTCTTCATCATCTATTTCTTCACAAAATAGACGTCCATGGAAGACAACAAGAAA GTTAACAAAGCCAGGGTTATTCACAAAGTCCCTGAAGAGTGCTCCAGTGCATATTTCCTCACAAGATAAGGGCCATTGGAGAACAAAAAAGAA GGCGGTGAAACCAGTTTTGATGTCAAAGACATTCAAAGGTGCCTCATCACCAATTTTTTCTCCCTATGGAAGTCAATGGAAGAAGACGACAAA GGATCAGCAATTGCATAAGTTGGTATTCGAGGAAGATGGACTGCCTGATGGGACTGAAGTTGCATACTATGCCCGTGGACAG AGATTGCTTGAGGGTTACAAAAAGGGCTTTGGGATAATTTGTCGTTGTTGCAATTGTGAG GTTAGCCCCTCACAGTTTGAAGCTCATGCTGGTTGGGCTTCTCGTCGGAAACC CTATGCACACATCTACACGTCTAATGGGGTGTCTCTGCATGAACTGGCAATATCTCTCTCAAAAGGACGCCTTTATTCTGCAAAGGATAATGACGTTGCATGCATCATTTGTGCTGATGGTGGAAATCTTTTGCTTTGTGATGGATGCCCAAGGGCGTTTCATAAAG AATGTGCTTCTCTGCCAACAATTCCTCACGGTCGCTGGTACTGCAAATATTGCCAGAACATGTTTATGAGAGAAAAATGTGCAGAGCATAATGCTAATGCTGCTGCTGCTGGAAGAATTTTAGGAGTTGATGCTATAGAACAAATAACCAGCAGATGCATTCGAATTGTGAAAAACATTGAGGCAGAACTTAGTGGATGCGCATTATGCAG gGCATGTGATTTTAGCAAATCAGGATTTGGTCCTCGGACAGTTATACTTTGTGATCAG TGTGAGAAAGAATATCATATTGGCTGTTTGAGGACTCATAAAATGGCTGATCTAAGG GAAATACCGAAAGGGAAGTGGTTTTGCTGCTCAGATTGCGGTAGGATCCATTCTACACTACAGAAGTTGCTCATTCATGGAGCTGAAAGGCTCCCTGACTCCCTTTTGGATGTATTAAAGAAGAAATATGTGGAAAAAGGTTTAGATGCTGATATCAATATTGATGTGAGATGGAGGCTTCTTAGCGGCAAATTCGcttctcctgaaactagattgTTGCTTTCTCAAGCAGTTGGTATCTTCCAT GAATGTTTCAACCCCATAGTTGATGCAGCAACTGGGAGGGACCTTATCCCGTGCATGGTTTATGG AAGGAACTTAAAAGGCCAAGAATATGGAGGAATGTATTGTGCTGTATTGACAATTAA CTCATTCGTTGTATCAGCTGGAATAATTCGAGTTTTTGGGCAAGAAATTGCTGAAATTCCTTTAGTTGCTACAAGCATTGCTAACCATGGAAAG GGATACTTCCAGCTGTTATTCTCTTGTATTGAAAAGCTGTTGGCATTCTTGAATGTAAAAAATATCGTTCTCCCAGCTGCCGAAGAAGCTGAATCAATCTGGACAGATAAATTCGGTTTCAAGAAGTTAAGACCCGACCAG TGA